Proteins from a genomic interval of Kitasatospora kifunensis:
- the hpnE gene encoding hydroxysqualene dehydroxylase HpnE — protein sequence MSGQAQRSAVVVGGGLAGLTAALRLAEAGHRVTLLEARPRLGGLAFSFRRGELTVDNGQHVFLRCCTAYRGLIERLGAGGQVEVQPRLDVPVLAVRGDRHRLGRLRRAGLPVPLHLAASLATYPHLRPLDRLRVVRGALALQRLDLADPALDQVSFGSWLRSHGQNDRTIAALWDLVGVATLNAKAAEVSLALAAMVFKTGLLTDPGASDIGIAAVPLGALHHDAALAELTRAEVTVRLRTKVVELKSVSTTTGPPHAVRLENGELLNADVVVLAGAQDAAAALLPPEAIADQHRLGEFGTAPILNVHVIYDRKVLRRPFFAALDSPVQWVFDRTPHSGVAATRPGAQYLALSQSAVREEIDLPVAELRARYLPELERLLPAARTAEVLDFFVTRERTATFDPAPGTAVLRPTAATRIPGLLLAGSWTATGWPATMESAVRSGHAAADAALRAVGQRVPVDRGDGRWPR from the coding sequence ATGAGCGGGCAAGCCCAGCGCAGTGCCGTCGTGGTCGGCGGCGGACTGGCGGGTCTGACCGCCGCGCTGCGGCTGGCCGAGGCCGGTCACCGGGTCACCCTGCTGGAGGCCCGTCCGCGGCTGGGCGGGCTGGCCTTCTCGTTCCGGCGCGGCGAGCTGACCGTGGACAACGGCCAGCACGTCTTCCTGCGCTGCTGCACCGCCTACCGCGGCCTGATCGAGCGCCTGGGCGCCGGCGGCCAGGTCGAGGTCCAGCCCCGGCTGGACGTCCCGGTGCTCGCCGTGCGCGGCGACCGGCACCGGCTGGGCCGGCTGCGCCGGGCCGGCCTGCCGGTCCCGCTGCACCTGGCCGCCAGCCTGGCGACCTACCCGCACCTGCGGCCGCTGGACCGGCTGCGGGTGGTGCGCGGCGCGCTCGCGCTGCAGCGCCTCGACCTCGCCGACCCGGCGCTCGACCAGGTCTCGTTCGGCAGCTGGCTGCGTTCGCACGGGCAGAACGACCGGACCATCGCGGCACTCTGGGATCTCGTCGGCGTGGCCACCTTGAACGCCAAGGCCGCCGAGGTCTCGCTCGCGCTGGCAGCGATGGTCTTCAAGACCGGCCTGCTCACCGACCCGGGCGCCAGTGACATCGGCATCGCGGCGGTCCCGCTCGGCGCCCTGCACCACGATGCGGCGCTGGCCGAACTGACCCGGGCCGAGGTCACGGTGCGGCTGCGCACCAAGGTGGTGGAGTTGAAGTCGGTCTCCACCACCACCGGTCCGCCGCACGCCGTGCGGTTGGAGAACGGCGAGCTGCTCAACGCGGACGTCGTGGTGCTGGCCGGCGCCCAGGACGCGGCCGCCGCGCTGCTGCCGCCCGAGGCGATCGCCGACCAGCACCGGTTGGGCGAGTTCGGCACCGCGCCGATCCTCAACGTCCATGTGATCTACGACCGCAAGGTGCTGCGCCGGCCGTTCTTCGCCGCGCTGGACTCCCCGGTGCAGTGGGTCTTCGACCGCACCCCGCACTCCGGGGTCGCCGCCACCCGCCCCGGCGCGCAGTACCTGGCGCTCTCCCAGTCGGCGGTGCGCGAGGAGATCGACCTGCCGGTGGCCGAGCTGCGGGCCCGCTACCTGCCGGAGCTGGAGCGCCTGCTGCCGGCCGCCCGCACCGCCGAGGTGCTCGACTTCTTCGTCACCCGCGAGCGCACCGCCACCTTCGACCCGGCCCCGGGCACCGCCGTGCTGCGGCCGACGGCCGCGACCAGGATCCCGGGTCTGCTGCTGGCCGGCTCCTGGACCGCCA
- a CDS encoding CDP-alcohol phosphatidyltransferase family protein — translation MLQRRSAEHWAGRLYMRKISLRITRILSTVTAITPNGLTYLMMFTGVLAGAGLLVPGFTGAIVGALLIQVYLLLDCVDGEVARWRRQTSLTGVYLDRVGHYLSEAALLTGLGLRGADLFHRDGGASHWQWAFLGTLAALGAILIKSETDLVDVARARSGMTAVEDSASVPRSAGVAKARRLASLLKFHRLVGAVEASLLILAAGIADAVHGGLSFTRLAVVVLAAIALLQTVLHLLSIVLSSRLR, via the coding sequence ATGCTCCAGCGCCGCAGCGCCGAGCACTGGGCGGGTCGGCTCTACATGCGGAAGATCTCGCTGCGGATCACCCGGATCCTGTCGACGGTCACCGCGATCACGCCCAACGGCCTGACCTACCTGATGATGTTCACCGGCGTCCTGGCCGGCGCGGGGCTGCTCGTCCCGGGCTTCACCGGTGCGATCGTCGGCGCGCTGCTGATCCAGGTCTACTTGCTGCTCGACTGCGTGGACGGCGAGGTGGCCCGCTGGCGTCGGCAGACCTCGCTGACCGGCGTCTACCTGGACCGGGTCGGCCACTACCTGTCGGAGGCCGCGCTGCTCACCGGTCTCGGCCTGCGCGGCGCCGACCTCTTCCACCGCGACGGGGGCGCCTCGCACTGGCAGTGGGCGTTCCTCGGCACGCTGGCCGCGCTCGGCGCGATCCTGATCAAGTCCGAGACCGACCTGGTCGACGTCGCCCGGGCCCGTAGCGGGATGACGGCGGTTGAGGACAGCGCCTCGGTGCCGCGCTCCGCGGGGGTGGCCAAGGCCCGTCGCCTCGCCTCGCTGCTCAAGTTCCACCGGCTGGTCGGCGCGGTCGAGGCCTCGCTCCTCATCCTGGCCGCCGGGATCGCCGACGCGGTGCACGGCGGGCTCTCCTTCACCCGCCTCGCGGTGGTCGTGCTGGCCGCGATCGCCCTCCTGCAGACCGTCCTCCACCTGCTCAGCATCGTCCTCTCCAGCCGGCTGCGGTGA
- the hpnD gene encoding presqualene diphosphate synthase HpnD — protein MAAYRYCEAVTALQARNFSYGIRLLPEPKRLAMSALYALARRVDDIGDGELSEQRKTEQLLATRALLDEVRAGAVTEEDTDPIKVALADAARRFPIPLDAFDELIDGVEMDLRGAEYQTFEDLKVYCRCVAGSIGRLSLGVYGCADPKRGAEYADTLGLALQLTNILRDLREDALNGRTYLPAEDLARFGCEQGFALPTPPVGADFTGLVAFQAQRAQGYFEEGLRLLPMLDRRSRACTAAMAGIYHRLLGRIAAEPESVLRGRVSLPGWEKAYVALSGLAGGRS, from the coding sequence ATGGCGGCCTATCGGTACTGCGAGGCGGTCACCGCCCTGCAGGCCCGCAACTTCAGCTACGGGATCCGGTTGCTCCCGGAGCCCAAGCGGCTGGCCATGTCCGCTCTCTACGCGCTCGCTCGCCGGGTCGACGACATCGGCGACGGCGAGCTGTCCGAGCAGCGCAAGACCGAGCAGCTGCTCGCCACCCGCGCCCTGCTGGACGAGGTGCGGGCGGGCGCCGTCACGGAGGAGGACACCGATCCGATCAAGGTGGCGCTGGCGGACGCCGCCCGGCGCTTCCCGATCCCGCTGGACGCCTTCGACGAGCTGATCGACGGCGTCGAGATGGACCTGCGCGGCGCCGAGTACCAGACCTTCGAGGACCTCAAGGTCTACTGCCGCTGCGTGGCCGGCTCGATCGGGCGGCTCTCGCTGGGCGTGTACGGCTGCGCGGACCCCAAGCGCGGCGCCGAGTACGCGGACACCCTGGGCCTTGCCCTGCAGCTCACCAACATCCTGCGCGACCTGCGCGAGGACGCGCTCAACGGCCGTACCTACCTGCCGGCCGAGGACCTGGCCCGGTTCGGCTGCGAGCAGGGCTTCGCGCTGCCCACGCCCCCGGTCGGCGCCGACTTCACCGGGCTGGTGGCCTTCCAGGCCCAGCGCGCCCAGGGCTACTTCGAGGAGGGCCTGCGGCTGCTGCCGATGCTGGACCGGCGCAGCCGGGCCTGCACGGCGGCGATGGCCGGGATCTACCACCGGCTGCTCGGGCGGATCGCCGCCGAGCCGGAGTCGGTGCTGCGCGGCCGGGTCTCGTTGCCGGGCTGGGAGAAGGCCTACGTGGCGCTCTCCGGCCTGGCCGGAGGTCGTTCTTGA
- a CDS encoding glycosyltransferase family 2 protein, protein MNATTHTNPGAKADDFRLGAVIITMGNRPAELNALIESVQRQQGPAVELAVVGNGAPLPPLPAGVRTAELPENLGIPGGRNVGIELFGPDGRDVDAVLFLDDDGSLPNLDSARLLREAFTADPGLGIVSFRIADPDTGVTARRHVPRLRAADPLRSSRVTTFLGGASAVRSTVFEQAGQLPADFFYAHEETDLAWRALDAGWSIDYRADIVLHHPTTSPARHASYFHNVARNRVWLARRNLPAPLLPLYLCTWLLLTLARRPSGEALKAWWGGFREGWRTPCGARRPMRWRTVWRLTRLGRPPVI, encoded by the coding sequence ATGAACGCCACCACGCACACCAACCCCGGCGCCAAGGCCGACGACTTCCGGCTCGGCGCCGTGATCATCACCATGGGCAACCGCCCGGCCGAACTGAACGCGCTGATCGAGTCGGTCCAGCGCCAGCAGGGCCCGGCCGTGGAGCTTGCCGTGGTCGGCAACGGCGCTCCGCTGCCGCCGCTGCCCGCCGGCGTGCGCACCGCCGAGCTGCCGGAGAACCTCGGCATCCCGGGCGGTCGCAACGTCGGGATCGAGCTGTTCGGCCCCGACGGCCGGGACGTCGACGCGGTGCTCTTCCTGGACGACGACGGCTCGCTGCCCAACCTCGACTCGGCCCGCCTGCTGCGCGAGGCCTTCACCGCCGATCCGGGCCTTGGCATCGTCAGCTTCCGGATCGCCGACCCCGACACCGGCGTCACCGCGCGCCGGCACGTACCGCGGCTGCGTGCCGCCGACCCGCTGCGTTCCTCGCGGGTCACCACCTTCCTCGGCGGCGCCAGCGCGGTCCGCTCGACCGTGTTCGAGCAGGCCGGGCAGCTGCCCGCCGACTTCTTCTACGCCCACGAGGAGACCGACCTCGCGTGGCGTGCGCTGGACGCCGGGTGGTCGATCGACTACCGGGCGGACATCGTGCTGCACCACCCCACCACCTCGCCCGCCCGGCACGCCTCGTACTTCCACAACGTGGCGCGCAACCGGGTGTGGCTGGCCCGACGGAACCTCCCGGCCCCGTTGTTGCCTCTCTATCTCTGTACCTGGTTGCTGCTCACCCTGGCCCGCCGTCCCTCAGGCGAGGCACTGAAGGCCTGGTGGGGCGGTTTCCGGGAAGGCTGGCGCACGCCCTGTGGCGCGCGGCGGCCGATGCGATGGCGTACTGTATGGCGATTGACCAGGTTGGGCAGACCGCCGGTCATCTGA
- a CDS encoding ABC transporter ATP-binding protein has product MRRERDAKAVAAAKETRTPTVVVDDVHIVYKVHGASAGKGSATSALSRLISRKRSPAITEVHAVRGVSFTAYKGEAVGLIGSNGSGKSTLLSAIAGLLPTEKGGIYTNGQPSLLGVNAALMDDLTGERNVVLGCLAMGMSPEQVKARYQSIVDFSGINEKGEFINLPMRTYSSGMAARLRFSIAAAKTHDVLLIDEALSTGDQAFQRRSEARIRELRKEAGTVFLVSHNNNAIRDTCERTVWIETGKLIMDGPTEEVVGMYERGERP; this is encoded by the coding sequence CTGCGCCGGGAGCGCGACGCCAAGGCGGTCGCGGCCGCCAAGGAGACCCGCACCCCCACCGTCGTCGTCGACGACGTGCACATCGTCTACAAGGTGCACGGCGCCTCCGCCGGCAAGGGCAGCGCCACCTCGGCGCTCAGCCGGCTGATCTCCCGCAAGCGCTCGCCCGCGATCACCGAGGTGCACGCGGTGCGCGGGGTCAGCTTCACCGCGTACAAGGGTGAGGCGGTCGGCCTGATCGGCTCGAACGGCTCGGGCAAGTCGACCCTGCTGTCGGCCATCGCCGGCCTGCTGCCGACCGAGAAGGGCGGCATCTACACCAATGGCCAGCCCTCGCTGCTCGGCGTGAACGCGGCCCTGATGGACGACCTGACCGGCGAGCGCAACGTGGTGCTCGGCTGCCTGGCGATGGGCATGAGCCCGGAGCAGGTGAAGGCCCGCTACCAGTCGATCGTGGACTTCTCGGGAATCAACGAGAAGGGCGAGTTCATCAACCTGCCCATGCGCACGTACTCCTCCGGCATGGCGGCCCGCCTGCGGTTCTCCATCGCGGCGGCCAAGACCCACGACGTGCTGCTGATCGACGAGGCGCTGTCCACCGGTGACCAGGCCTTCCAGCGCCGCAGCGAGGCCCGCATCCGCGAGCTGCGCAAGGAGGCCGGTACGGTCTTCCTGGTCAGCCACAACAACAACGCGATCCGTGACACCTGCGAGCGGACGGTCTGGATCGAGACCGGCAAGCTGATCATGGACGGCCCGACCGAAGAGGTCGTCGGCATGTACGAGCGCGGCGAGCGTCCCTGA
- the hpnC gene encoding squalene synthase HpnC, which yields MTTSAQFSARPGGNGAGDPSQGDTLDKAARENFPVAPGFLPAAWRDDLMAVYGFARLVDDSGDGDLADPAGTAALLGAPAHGGDETAFRLGLLDGLERDLDRVFEAALPGTVSEPPRHPLMRALVPLIGRHAVTPEPFRRLIEANRVDQTTTRYPTFESLVGYCTLSADPVGRLVLALADVATPERIERSDEICTALQVIEHLQDVAEDLARGRIYLPTEDMARHGVTEADLAAPTADARVRELVAFEAARARTLLDRGAPLVGTVRGRLRLLLAGFTAGGYAALAAIEAAGYDVLAQQPKPDKRRLAMKAAAIFAKGR from the coding sequence GTGACGACTTCGGCTCAGTTCTCGGCGCGGCCGGGGGGCAATGGGGCGGGCGATCCCTCCCAGGGGGACACCTTGGACAAGGCGGCGCGGGAGAACTTCCCGGTCGCTCCTGGCTTCCTGCCCGCGGCTTGGCGCGACGACCTGATGGCGGTCTACGGCTTCGCCCGGCTGGTGGACGACTCCGGTGACGGTGACCTCGCCGACCCGGCGGGCACGGCCGCGCTGCTGGGTGCGCCCGCGCACGGCGGTGATGAGACGGCGTTCCGGCTGGGGTTGCTCGACGGTCTCGAGCGCGATCTCGACCGGGTCTTCGAGGCCGCGCTGCCCGGTACCGTCAGCGAGCCGCCGCGGCACCCGCTGATGCGCGCCCTGGTGCCGCTGATCGGCCGCCACGCCGTGACGCCGGAACCCTTCCGCCGCCTGATCGAGGCCAACCGGGTCGACCAGACGACCACCCGCTACCCGACCTTCGAGAGCCTGGTCGGGTACTGCACGCTCTCCGCCGACCCGGTCGGCCGCCTGGTGCTCGCGCTCGCCGACGTCGCGACCCCGGAGCGGATCGAGCGTTCGGACGAGATCTGCACCGCGCTCCAGGTGATCGAGCACCTCCAGGACGTGGCCGAGGACCTCGCCCGCGGGCGGATCTACCTGCCCACCGAGGACATGGCCCGCCACGGCGTCACCGAAGCCGACCTCGCCGCCCCCACCGCCGACGCGAGGGTGCGCGAACTGGTGGCCTTCGAGGCGGCTCGGGCACGGACCCTGCTCGATCGCGGCGCCCCGCTGGTGGGTACGGTTCGGGGGAGGCTTCGACTTCTCCTGGCGGGATTCACCGCGGGCGGGTACGCGGCCCTGGCGGCCATCGAGGCCGCCGGGTACGACGTGCTGGCCCAGCAGCCGAAGCCCGACAAGCGCCGCCTGGCGATGAAGGCGGCGGCCATCTTCGCGAAGGGAAGGTGA
- a CDS encoding ABC transporter permease, whose amino-acid sequence MADKYGLSVSGARPGLFAYTKQLWGRRHFIVAFATARLVAQYTTAKMGQVWQVVTPLLNCAVFYLVFGVILSGNSTPKYIPWLCVGVFIFQFIQSAIQSGTGAISYNLGLIRALHFPRACMPIAFTVIQLQQLLISMIVLVAIILSNSLMPGMTWLQVIPALVLLSFFNTGLALIMARIGAKTSDVSQLMPFLLRTWMYLSGVMYTISDHVKNWPHWVQVITQANPASVYMELVRHAMIPSIYSPHKYPGNHLTMPPHIWAMALGWAVVAFVIGYVFFWKAEEEYGRG is encoded by the coding sequence ATGGCCGACAAGTACGGCCTGAGTGTCAGCGGCGCCCGGCCAGGGCTCTTCGCCTACACCAAGCAGTTGTGGGGGCGCCGACACTTCATCGTCGCCTTCGCGACCGCGCGGCTGGTGGCGCAGTACACCACGGCGAAGATGGGCCAGGTCTGGCAGGTCGTCACGCCACTGCTGAACTGCGCGGTCTTCTACCTGGTCTTCGGCGTCATCCTGAGCGGCAACTCGACCCCGAAGTACATCCCGTGGCTCTGCGTCGGCGTCTTCATCTTCCAGTTCATCCAGAGCGCCATCCAGTCGGGCACCGGGGCGATCTCCTACAACCTCGGGCTGATCCGGGCGCTGCACTTCCCGCGCGCCTGCATGCCGATCGCCTTCACCGTGATCCAGCTCCAGCAGCTGCTGATCTCGATGATCGTGCTGGTCGCCATCATCCTCTCGAACAGCCTGATGCCGGGGATGACCTGGCTCCAGGTGATCCCGGCACTGGTGCTGCTCTCCTTCTTCAACACCGGTCTGGCGCTGATCATGGCCCGGATCGGCGCGAAGACCAGTGACGTCTCCCAGCTGATGCCGTTCCTGCTGCGCACCTGGATGTACCTGTCCGGCGTCATGTACACCATCTCGGACCACGTCAAGAACTGGCCGCACTGGGTGCAGGTGATCACCCAGGCCAACCCGGCCTCCGTGTACATGGAGCTGGTGCGGCACGCGATGATCCCGAGCATCTACAGCCCGCACAAGTACCCCGGCAACCACCTGACCATGCCGCCGCACATCTGGGCGATGGCCCTCGGCTGGGCCGTCGTGGCCTTCGTGATCGGTTACGTCTTCTTCTGGAAGGCAGAGGAGGAGTACGGCCGTGGCTGA